In Pyrus communis chromosome 15, drPyrComm1.1, whole genome shotgun sequence, the genomic stretch CCCCCGGAATGTGTCGTCCGATTTGCCGCATCGGAAAATGGGAATGGGGGTCGGGCGGCGGAAGGCGGCCACGGCGAAGATGGTTCCGGCGAGGCCGATGAAGAGGGAGACGAGTGAAAAGACGATAATGGGAAGGGGAGTGCGGGTGGGGACAGTGGCAGGATGGGGCTTTAGGGGCTTGAGGAGCTTGGAGGAGTAGGAGGGCGAGGTGggggtggcggtggcggtggcggtggcggtggggAGAGAAGATTGGCGGTGGAAAAAGAGTGGCATTTTTGTCACTTCCCACAGTGTGCAGTGTGAAGTGTCCTAGATCTCAGGGCGGGTGAAGATTTGAGAGGTTGGAAGTTACCATTCAATCCTTTCAGTTTCACtttgatttctttcttttttgggtttttcatttacttttctTTCTATCAGTTTTGGTTCtccattaccaactctaattgGATTTCCATCTTTTCAGGAGTTTTTTGTCCAAGACGTCCGTTTTTTGttgataatgtatcaatatCATATATTATTGACATGAATTCTTTATGCAGGTCGTTTTTTAACATAAGCAGagtttataataatattattaatgaTATAACAATGACAATCAATATTGACATGTTAATTGTTTGACATATCACATGAAATATTAACTGAAAACCGCCTAGAATGATAAATACACAAAttttaattgatgaaaatgatttCATTTTAGTATTGTGATCAATATGTTGTGAATACTTGGTTTCATCAGTTCTACCAATTGAGATTTGTAAATTCATCTTAGCCAATTCTctaaagttaattaattaaaaacaagatAAGTTAAACTGTTTTAAAAATCACCAGATTAGTGATCGTGACACATAGTTTGGACTGAaagttgattaaaaaaaaaaagaatcaatttTTAATTGCATTAGAGAcactttcttttatttcattgtTATGAGTGTGACAGAAATGAGAACACTGACACTTTGTTTAACCAACATATGCAAAATAACTGTACCGCAAATGAggtgcttcgttggatgtgtacacgaaaaattatatgattAAAAGCATAGATATATAAAATAAGGTAAGAGTGATCACAATTAAAGATAAGATGATAGAAAATCGGGTAAGGTGACTTGACACAAAATCCAACCTAGTAGCGTTTTAAAATTCATACAGCCGATTTCACCTAGTGAGATAAGGTTTGGTCGTCGTTGACAAAAGTAAgggagattttatattatatttgagCCATCACAATCTGAATGACTACAACTAACTCTTCCCTATCACAGAAAACCAGTGGAAAGAATTTCAATCTCTTGGAATAGTAAAACATTAACCTCCCAAAAGAAATAAGAAACTAATTAAGCCCAAATTGCAAGTAATGACATCAATCCAGCTCCAACAAAGAGACAGCAATAAGATACAACTTGGAGCCTGAAATTGCAGCTCATCCTCTTACTCAAAAAATCAGCAGCAATTAGGTCAACCAACGCCATGTACACTAGAATTCCGGCCGACATGGAATCCAAGATGCCCTCGGCGACCAAAGCTCTTGCACTGTACGGGTTGTAGAATGAGGAAATGGCGGTCCCAACGCCTATCCCAAGCGGGGTTGTGATGGCGAAAAAACAGGCCATTAGGGTTGTTGATAGGGTCTTGAATTGTGCTTGAGATATGCAGCCTCCAAGTGCAAAACCTTCAAAGAACTGATGGAATGACAATGCTGCAACCAAGGGTCTTATGGTGCATGGGCTCTGTGAAACTCCCAGTGATAGGCCTATGATCACTGAATGTGATACAATCCCAAGTTCCAAAATCTGCACAAGAAACAATATTAAACGCCGCAATAACAACAACCCACCCGCAAGCACGAATATCCAGATCAGCCAACGAGCGTTACTGATCCTAACGTTTACTAAACAAGGTGAAATTTCAATAACTTGTACTCCAAAATACTATGACGACCCAACATTTCAGATAAATATAAGTTATACTATTTCCCAGTCTATCTCAGCTCATGAACATTCCAATCTCAAGTTCTCGACTGCCCACACACCCTTCCAAATGGATGGCATCGGCACGAAAAAGTTTAACATGCTCAATCAACTTAATGGGATTAACTTTTAAATTCGAAATTCCGGTCATTTTTATTTCGCTTACTTTTTCTCAGTGTTCCTACTTTTGAAAAAAGAAGATGTCAAGATCAGTGCCATATGCGCTTCGACATTCATAACCAAGATCAGCCCCGTGTAGGTGCACGAGCGATTGATCGTGTCACTTCGCTTAGAGAGTTAACTTGTCCAAATCAATCCAAATAGTGAAATCAGCCCCGTGCAGGCGCATGAGCGATTGATTGTGTCACTTCACTTAGATTGATTTTGTCACGACACGTGGCAGAATGACACATAATTTTTACCTACGAAGTAGACCAGCATAActttgagaaatttttaattgtgacgggaacacaattggtacatcacgtattttaatagaaatgatgagaaattttatgttttaatttattaacattttaacacacatattccataatttatataataacacgtgatgtaccatcctATGTACcgattacactaaaaaatcactCTATACCTCCAAATGCCACAAGTTAAAAGGCCACATTCTTATCGGGACCTTAAATTAAAGAGCAATAATTAACACGCAAACAACGAAAAGTAAGGcggtaaaataaataaaaataaaaccgaAATAGTACCTGAGAAACGACCACGTGCCGGACACCACCGTCCTCGTCATCATCCCCGAACCCGTGAGAATGCCCGTGCCCGTGCGAATCGTGCCCGTGTTCCTGTTCGGATTCCCTCGCCACGTGCCCGTCACATCCGGCCTGGCCGTGCGCGTGGCTGTGTCTGTGGTGCGCCGCGTGCGCATGCATCCCAACAATGTGCATCCCACCGCCTTCCTCTTCTCCAAACACCTTCCCATTCCACTCCTTCGCCGGCTGTTCGGGACCCGCACCCGCCTCAATCTCCGGGTCATCCGACCCAACCCGCACCTGGTCCTCGGTGGGGTGAGTCTTCCCCTGTTTCCTCTCGTAATACTGGGTCCCAACAAAGTCAACGAGCAACGTGGCAAGCGAGGCCATCATGGCGAAAAATCCCGAGAAGGGGAACTTGGTCCAGGGGTATTCGGGCAGGCACGGGTCGTTCAGGGCGGCCGACCCGTCCGGGAGCATGTGGACAAACCCGGTGGCAAGAATTACCCCAGCGGCGAAGGCCTTGGCGGCGACGAAGAGGCTACCGTCGGTGCGGAGAAAGCTGCGGTTCTTACAGACGAGGGGAATTGCGACTCCGACGACTCCGGTCACGAGAATCGAAGCAACGGCGATTAGCTTGAGGACGAGCGCCGCCGACTCGTCGCGGCAGGCCTCGAGCTCCGCGCTCCCGCAGCTCGTGTTGGCCATGGACTGCAAAAGGGACTCTGTTTTGAGCGCCCAAATGAAAAACAGAACCGCAAAAATCAAAGCAGATTTCAGAAAATCGAgacttgttcttgttcttcaattAGCTAATTTGGTTTTAATCTTAACTTTTAATTCGACTGCAGAAATCCCAATTCGGATTTTCAGAGGGGGAGATGAAATTAATGAGTAATTACCTTTGAAAAGCCGAGATTTTTCTAGGAAGCCTGGAGGGCAGAGCAAGGGCCAAAGATCCTGCACAGAAAACGCAGCGTTTCAGTCAGAGAATTGCAGAGAAATCGGgaaatcgagagagagagagagagagagcgaacCTCAACGAATGACATGGGAATAATAGTACGTGGGTTTATAAAAGAT encodes the following:
- the LOC137718256 gene encoding zinc transporter 4, chloroplastic-like isoform X2, with amino-acid sequence MANTSCGSAELEACRDESAALVLKLIAVASILVTGVVGVAIPLVCKNRSFLRTDGSLFVAAKAFAAGVILATGFVHMLPDGSAALNDPCLPEYPWTKFPFSGFFAMMASLATLLVDFVGTQYYERKQGKTHPTEDQVRVGSDDPEIEAGAGPEQPAKEWNGKVFGEEEGGGMHIVGMHAHAAHHRHSHAHGQAGCDGHVARESEQEHGHDSHGHGHSHGFGDDDEDGGVRHVVVSQILELGIVSHSVIIGLSLGVSQSPCTIRPLVAALSFHQFFEGFALGGCISQAQFKTLSTTLMACFFAITTPLGIGVGTAISSFYNPYSARALVAEGILDSMSAGILVYMALVDLIAADFLSKRMSCNFRLQVVSYCCLFVGAGLMSLLAIWA
- the LOC137718256 gene encoding zinc transporter 4, chloroplastic-like isoform X1; translated protein: MSFVEDLWPLLCPPGFLEKSRLFKESLLQSMANTSCGSAELEACRDESAALVLKLIAVASILVTGVVGVAIPLVCKNRSFLRTDGSLFVAAKAFAAGVILATGFVHMLPDGSAALNDPCLPEYPWTKFPFSGFFAMMASLATLLVDFVGTQYYERKQGKTHPTEDQVRVGSDDPEIEAGAGPEQPAKEWNGKVFGEEEGGGMHIVGMHAHAAHHRHSHAHGQAGCDGHVARESEQEHGHDSHGHGHSHGFGDDDEDGGVRHVVVSQILELGIVSHSVIIGLSLGVSQSPCTIRPLVAALSFHQFFEGFALGGCISQAQFKTLSTTLMACFFAITTPLGIGVGTAISSFYNPYSARALVAEGILDSMSAGILVYMALVDLIAADFLSKRMSCNFRLQVVSYCCLFVGAGLMSLLAIWA